A genomic region of Coriobacteriaceae bacterium contains the following coding sequences:
- a CDS encoding DUF1883 domain-containing protein has product MTQDHGPDGRDWNMREVEYDLGVAGPGQSIVITITRSVAVKIMDHENYELYKADEDCSAFSGRLTSSPYRFKLPREAQWHVIINPNTYSGTAEFNVRLIEDSVLDS; this is encoded by the coding sequence ATGACGCAGGATCACGGTCCGGACGGTCGTGACTGGAACATGCGCGAGGTCGAGTACGACCTCGGCGTTGCCGGTCCTGGCCAGAGCATCGTCATCACCATCACCCGATCCGTCGCAGTCAAGATCATGGATCATGAGAACTACGAGCTGTACAAGGCGGATGAGGATTGCAGCGCCTTTTCGGGCCGGCTTACCTCATCGCCATATCGTTTCAAGCTGCCGCGCGAAGCGCAGTGGCACGTGATCATCAATCCCAACACCTACTCGGGTACCGCGGAGTTCAACGTTCGTCTCATCGAGGACTCCGTACTCGATAGCTGA
- a CDS encoding molybdopterin-dependent oxidoreductase: MELSDYKAAPVVKLDSLADVNDIGKPWRYEDGDYTVTRTCPWSPPGCHPVGCGLKLYVNEDGRLEHVEGDENHPVTQGRLCPRCITLKDYVYSPARILTPMKRDRSQRGNADAWEECSWDEAFAIIKENYERIVDQYGPESIIGMSGTGREGGTMSLYPTMVFGTPNYCYMQSGYACYTPRLAAAAYITGSTYSEWDYAGALPDRWDDERYTLTEVLVMWGKAPLESNPDGFFGHAVVDAMRRGTRLIQIDPRVNWLSARADIFIQLRAGTDTALAMAMLDIIIKEDLYDHEFVEYWCYGFEQLAERVATMPPEKAAEICQVPVEKIYAAARMYAKAKPAAIMWGLAVDQKTDGMQNSQCIIALQAITGNFDRPGGQLVPGADAGHNELGFGYKECIPDELFQKMIGMDQYPAYCNMILNSQVDLMLEALETDKPYPIRMGFYMASNPLSNTSMEPKRWHDALCKSLEFCIGIDLFMNASIQATCDIFLPIATIAEREGTVFTHYAPCTVTAGFMHKAVDCGGLPSDMELAYRLGKYLHPERFSKWANEHELVEAFRLGVENHGETFDEVSKCVVAQVPIEYYKYEKGLLRQDGQVGFATPTGRVELWSTAYNQFGEDPLPYYIEPEFSPVSKPELKDEYPLILTTGARTTAFFHSENRQIPYTRELNPDPLLEINPKTAQEKGIADGQWVRVWNMFGEALMKAKVSEAVDEKTVHGQHGWWFPEEEGSEPNLYGTFRSQINNLCPNGRMGKLGFGAPNKCLICNVEPVSESYDTDMNLIWEKFGKLV, translated from the coding sequence ATGGAGTTAAGTGATTACAAGGCCGCTCCAGTAGTGAAGCTGGATTCTCTTGCCGACGTCAATGACATCGGCAAGCCCTGGCGCTACGAGGACGGCGACTACACCGTGACTCGTACCTGCCCGTGGTCGCCTCCGGGATGCCATCCGGTAGGCTGCGGCCTCAAGCTCTACGTCAACGAGGACGGCAGGCTCGAGCACGTCGAGGGCGACGAGAACCATCCCGTCACCCAGGGTCGTCTGTGCCCGAGGTGCATCACGCTGAAGGATTACGTCTACAGCCCTGCCCGTATCCTCACTCCGATGAAGCGCGACCGCTCCCAGCGTGGCAACGCGGATGCCTGGGAGGAGTGCTCCTGGGACGAGGCGTTCGCCATCATCAAGGAGAACTACGAGCGCATCGTCGACCAGTACGGTCCCGAGTCCATCATCGGCATGTCCGGTACCGGCCGCGAGGGTGGCACCATGTCGCTGTATCCCACCATGGTGTTCGGCACTCCCAACTACTGCTACATGCAGTCCGGTTACGCCTGCTACACCCCGCGTCTTGCGGCGGCGGCCTACATCACCGGTTCCACCTATTCCGAGTGGGACTACGCCGGCGCCCTGCCCGATCGCTGGGATGACGAGCGCTACACCCTGACCGAGGTTCTGGTCATGTGGGGCAAGGCTCCGCTCGAGTCCAACCCCGACGGCTTCTTCGGCCATGCGGTCGTCGATGCCATGCGTCGCGGTACCCGCCTCATCCAGATCGACCCGCGCGTCAACTGGCTGTCCGCTCGCGCTGACATCTTCATCCAGCTGCGCGCCGGCACGGATACGGCCCTGGCCATGGCCATGCTCGACATCATCATCAAGGAAGACCTCTACGATCACGAGTTCGTCGAGTACTGGTGCTACGGCTTCGAGCAGCTCGCCGAGCGCGTCGCCACGATGCCTCCCGAAAAGGCCGCCGAGATCTGCCAGGTTCCCGTCGAGAAGATCTACGCAGCCGCGCGCATGTACGCGAAGGCCAAGCCGGCCGCTATCATGTGGGGCCTCGCCGTCGACCAGAAGACCGACGGTATGCAGAACAGCCAGTGCATCATCGCGCTGCAGGCCATCACCGGCAACTTCGACCGCCCGGGCGGCCAGCTCGTCCCCGGTGCCGATGCCGGCCACAACGAGCTCGGCTTCGGCTACAAGGAATGCATCCCCGACGAGCTCTTCCAGAAGATGATCGGCATGGACCAGTACCCCGCGTACTGCAACATGATTCTCAACTCGCAGGTCGACCTCATGCTCGAGGCACTCGAGACCGACAAGCCGTATCCCATCCGCATGGGCTTCTACATGGCTTCCAACCCGCTGTCGAACACCTCGATGGAGCCCAAGCGCTGGCATGACGCCCTGTGCAAGTCCCTCGAGTTCTGCATCGGCATCGACCTGTTCATGAACGCCTCCATCCAGGCGACTTGCGACATCTTCCTGCCCATCGCCACCATCGCCGAGCGCGAGGGTACCGTCTTCACGCACTATGCGCCCTGCACGGTTACCGCCGGCTTCATGCACAAGGCCGTCGACTGCGGTGGCCTGCCCTCCGACATGGAACTCGCCTATCGTCTGGGCAAGTACCTGCATCCGGAGCGCTTCTCCAAGTGGGCCAACGAGCACGAGCTTGTCGAGGCCTTCCGTCTGGGTGTCGAGAACCATGGCGAGACCTTCGACGAGGTTTCCAAGTGCGTCGTCGCCCAGGTGCCCATCGAGTACTACAAGTACGAGAAGGGCCTGCTGCGCCAGGACGGCCAGGTTGGCTTTGCCACTCCGACCGGTCGCGTCGAGCTGTGGTCGACCGCGTACAACCAGTTTGGCGAGGATCCGCTGCCGTACTACATCGAGCCGGAGTTCAGCCCGGTCAGCAAGCCGGAGCTCAAGGACGAGTATCCTCTCATCCTCACGACCGGCGCGCGCACCACGGCGTTCTTCCACTCCGAGAACCGCCAGATTCCCTACACGCGCGAGCTCAATCCCGACCCGCTGCTCGAGATCAATCCCAAGACGGCGCAGGAGAAGGGCATCGCCGATGGCCAGTGGGTGCGCGTCTGGAACATGTTTGGCGAGGCTCTCATGAAGGCCAAGGTTTCCGAGGCCGTGGACGAGAAGACCGTGCATGGACAGCACGGCTGGTGGTTCCCCGAGGAGGAAGGCAGCGAGCCGAACCTCTACGGCACCTTCCGCTCGCAGATCAACAACCTGTGCCCCAACGGCCGCATGGGCAAGCTGGGATTCGGCGCTCCCAACAAGTGCCTGATCTGTAATGTCGAGCCCGTGAGCGAGTCGTATGACACCGACATGAATCTCATCTGGGAAAAATTCGGAAAGCTGGTGTAA